A genomic region of Streptosporangium lutulentum contains the following coding sequences:
- the ffh gene encoding signal recognition particle protein → MFETLSDRLTSVFSSLRSKGRLSEADIDATCREIRIALLEADVALPVVKTFVAQVKERARGVEVSQALNPAQQVVKIVNDELVEILGGETRRLRYAKNPPTVIMLAGLQGAGKTTLAGKLAFWLREQNHTPLLVAADLQRPNAVQQLSVVAERAGVAVYAPEPGNGVGDPVAVARQSIDHAKRQQHDIVIIDTAGRLGIDQELMRQAADIRDAVTPDEVLFVVDAMIGQDAVSTAQAFMEGVGFDGVVLTKLDGDARGGAALSVRHITGKPIIFASTGEKLEDFDAFHPDRMASRILDMGDILTLIEQAQKTFDEAEAAKMAGKLTSGEGFTLEDFLEQMMMVQKMGPIKNLLGMMPGMGQMRDQLNQVDDRDLDRVAAIIRSMTPGERQNPKMIDGSRRARIAKGSGVTVTEVSGLVTRFFDAQKMMKRMAGGMGIPGMPGSRKAGKAAQKKAAKGRRVSGDPRKAGLPKGGSDTAGTPAAPGAGGLLGNLGGKKTPPGLELPPGFDPSKFKLPGQK, encoded by the coding sequence GTGTTCGAGACACTTTCCGACCGGCTGACATCGGTCTTCTCCTCCCTCCGTTCCAAGGGTCGGCTGTCCGAGGCCGACATCGATGCCACCTGCCGCGAGATCCGCATCGCGCTGCTCGAGGCCGACGTCGCGTTGCCCGTGGTCAAGACGTTCGTCGCCCAGGTCAAGGAGCGCGCTCGGGGCGTCGAGGTCTCCCAGGCCCTGAACCCGGCGCAGCAAGTCGTCAAGATCGTCAATGACGAGCTTGTCGAGATCCTCGGCGGGGAGACCCGGCGGCTTCGCTACGCGAAGAACCCGCCGACCGTCATCATGCTCGCGGGCCTTCAGGGCGCCGGTAAGACCACGCTGGCGGGCAAGCTCGCCTTCTGGCTGCGCGAGCAGAACCACACCCCGCTGCTGGTCGCCGCCGACCTCCAGCGCCCCAACGCGGTCCAGCAGCTCTCGGTCGTGGCCGAGCGCGCGGGCGTCGCGGTCTACGCGCCCGAGCCCGGCAACGGCGTCGGCGACCCGGTCGCCGTGGCCCGCCAGTCGATCGACCACGCCAAGCGGCAGCAGCACGACATCGTCATCATCGACACCGCCGGCCGGCTGGGCATCGACCAGGAGCTGATGAGGCAGGCCGCCGACATCCGCGACGCGGTCACGCCCGACGAGGTCCTGTTCGTCGTCGACGCCATGATCGGTCAGGACGCCGTCTCCACGGCCCAGGCCTTCATGGAGGGCGTCGGCTTCGACGGTGTCGTGCTCACCAAGCTCGACGGCGACGCCCGGGGCGGCGCCGCCCTGTCGGTCCGCCACATCACCGGCAAGCCGATCATCTTCGCGTCCACCGGAGAGAAGCTCGAAGACTTCGACGCCTTCCACCCGGACCGGATGGCCTCCCGCATCCTCGACATGGGTGACATCCTCACCCTGATCGAGCAGGCGCAGAAGACCTTCGACGAGGCCGAGGCCGCCAAGATGGCGGGCAAGCTCACCTCGGGCGAGGGCTTCACCCTTGAGGACTTCCTCGAGCAGATGATGATGGTCCAGAAGATGGGGCCCATCAAGAACCTGCTCGGCATGATGCCCGGCATGGGCCAGATGCGAGACCAGCTCAACCAGGTCGACGACCGTGACCTGGACCGTGTGGCCGCCATCATCCGCTCGATGACCCCCGGCGAGCGTCAGAACCCGAAGATGATCGACGGCTCTCGCAGGGCCCGTATCGCCAAGGGTTCCGGCGTGACCGTGACCGAGGTGAGCGGCCTGGTCACCCGTTTCTTCGACGCGCAGAAGATGATGAAGCGCATGGCGGGCGGGATGGGCATCCCGGGCATGCCGGGGAGCCGCAAGGCAGGCAAGGCCGCGCAGAAGAAGGCGGCCAAGGGGCGCCGGGTCAGTGGTGACCCGCGCAAGGCGGGGCTTCCCAAGGGCGGCTCCGACACGGCCGGCACCCCGGCCGCCCCGGGCGCGGGCGGTCTTCTCGGCAACCTGGGCGGTAAGAAGACCCCGCCGGGCCTGGAGTTGCCGCCGGGCTTCGACCCCTCGAAGTTCAAGCTCCCCGGGCAGAAATGA
- a CDS encoding GTP-binding protein, with product MDFADSSRGGGLTSTKIVVAGGFGVGKTTFVGAVSEIVPLTTEAVMTDASAGIDDLGLTPNKTTTTVAMDFGRVSLDRDLILYLFGTPGQHRFWFMWDDLVRGAIGAIVLVDTRRLADSFPAIDYFEEAKLPFLVAVNGWDGSYLHGEEEVREALTLAPHIPIARTDARSRDAVKATLITLVEHALTMRMAVPGWGR from the coding sequence GTGGACTTCGCAGACTCTAGTCGCGGCGGTGGCCTGACATCGACGAAGATCGTCGTCGCGGGCGGATTCGGCGTGGGCAAGACCACGTTCGTGGGGGCGGTGTCGGAGATCGTGCCGCTGACCACGGAGGCGGTGATGACCGACGCCAGCGCCGGCATCGACGATCTCGGCCTCACCCCCAACAAGACCACCACCACGGTCGCGATGGACTTCGGCCGCGTCTCGCTGGACCGGGACCTGATCCTGTACCTGTTCGGTACGCCGGGTCAGCACCGGTTCTGGTTCATGTGGGACGACCTGGTCCGCGGGGCGATCGGGGCCATCGTCCTGGTCGACACCCGGCGGCTGGCCGACAGCTTCCCGGCGATCGACTACTTCGAGGAGGCCAAGCTTCCCTTCCTGGTCGCGGTCAACGGATGGGACGGGTCCTACCTGCATGGTGAGGAGGAGGTGCGTGAGGCGCTGACGCTGGCGCCGCACATCCCCATCGCCCGAACCGACGCGCGCTCGCGCGACGCGGTGAAGGCCACGCTCATCACGTTGGTGGAACACGCGCTCACCATGCGGATGGCCGTTCCCGGCTGGGGTCGCTAG
- a CDS encoding DUF742 domain-containing protein, which yields MQPAPGEQSSLVRPYAVTGGRTAPRTQLALEALVSSATSVHQDLSTRTPEFQAISALCRQVRSVAEISAMLRIPLGVTRILVADMAAEGLVQLHQPQLDAGKPDLNLLERVLSGLRRL from the coding sequence ATGCAGCCGGCACCGGGGGAGCAGAGCTCCCTCGTCCGGCCGTATGCCGTGACCGGGGGGCGGACCGCCCCCCGGACCCAGCTCGCCCTGGAGGCCCTGGTCTCCTCGGCGACGTCTGTACATCAAGATCTATCCACCCGCACTCCGGAGTTCCAGGCGATCAGCGCCTTGTGCCGGCAAGTGCGTTCGGTCGCTGAGATCTCCGCGATGCTCCGCATCCCGCTCGGCGTGACCCGGATCCTGGTCGCGGACATGGCGGCCGAGGGTCTGGTTCAGCTGCACCAGCCGCAGCTGGACGCGGGCAAGCCGGATCTCAACCTGCTGGAAAGGGTGCTCAGTGGACTTCGCAGACTCTAG
- a CDS encoding roadblock/LC7 domain-containing protein: MSQAARGVNWLITDFVSNVPGVAHTVVVSADGLPLAYSDGFPRDRADQLAAVAAGLISLTQGASRVFEGGAVTQTVVEMQRGLLLIMSISDGSCLAVLAAADCDMGLVAYQMTLLVERAGQVLTPAVRAELQSSHPR; encoded by the coding sequence ATGAGCCAGGCCGCCCGGGGGGTCAATTGGCTGATCACCGATTTTGTGAGCAACGTCCCAGGCGTGGCACACACGGTTGTGGTGTCGGCGGACGGTCTGCCGTTGGCGTATTCCGACGGGTTCCCCAGGGACCGGGCCGACCAGCTGGCCGCGGTGGCGGCCGGTCTGATCAGCCTGACCCAGGGCGCCTCTCGGGTCTTCGAGGGCGGAGCGGTCACCCAGACCGTGGTGGAGATGCAGCGAGGGCTGCTCCTCATCATGTCGATCAGTGATGGTTCCTGCCTCGCCGTACTGGCCGCCGCCGACTGCGACATGGGCCTGGTGGCCTACCAGATGACGCTGCTCGTCGAGCGAGCCGGTCAGGTTCTGACGCCGGCCGTCCGTGCCGAGCTTCAGTCTTCTCACCCTCGCTGA
- a CDS encoding sensor histidine kinase: MRTASPREVSGIDQALTTPEASREQDEDGATERKAPERRRGSRFALRNWRVRSRLVALVLIPTLAGVVLGGLRVVSSVSSAADYERAGEIADFAIYLSSLTHELALERDLSVRYIAEGRRTRTAMRNQQTIVNKAAEEVRARVDAVELISQGSSGGQRIQQEIAQVRSRLTELTSMRQVVANTQMLAQPALDMYSRAILDLHALHNEIGQGVTNDETLTSSVSAFAALTRAKEQASRERAALSVIIASQNFVGETFDVFVSARAQRDSELVTFRAEASVAQRQAYDDTVSGPKKDQAEQLRIRALLAPTVRPVPGTVAVSLLPRSQGDRWFSSTSDVIENMRDVQKSIGDSIRVRTKELQEAEQNSALIGGAVVTILLLLVLAITVLMAQSLVRPLRTLRTEALSIAGRRLPETVQKLREGGENAAPLEIAPIGVASDDEIGEVARAFDEVHREAIRLAGQEATLRSNVNAMFVNLSRRSQTLVERQLSLIESLEQGEQDEARLGSLFRLDHLATRMRRNSENLLVLAGQEPARRWSQPIPLIDVVRASLSEVENYERVNLQLSTGVSVVGTSVNDVVHLIAELVENAISFSPRETKVIVSSNRIDGGGVMISVSDLGIGVTAEELAQANWRLANPPVVDVSVSRRMGLFVVGRLALRHGIRVQLRQQDGGGLTAMVQLPENMLSAPANRQIPGGPGMQSGDWGGSMASMDRSPVMASPTSLDPAQQAFASFEAAQRSFDIGGQQQFNSFEAARPSFESGQYGQAPLGGPRSPQGPPSGTPSWANASQAEPGPWPNDPMRGGDSGIWSQTSNALNTPVRGADSDVWSSTSTNGGDSAGWSSTSMRGGDSTGWPSTGNSGMFERRGFEGADSTGPLPVVPDASPMEEAREEFLPIFAAVESDWFKKVEPVAPVQEPPEVVKETTRPQPLPQQRQQQPASAPESWSSPADVGWQAAQAASEPSLGGVTGSGLPKRVPKANLVPGTAAPDLSAASQPPMPRPVVSPEAVRNRLASFQQGVRQGRAAARGEAGDGQPYPDFGRNVEGN, translated from the coding sequence ATGAGGACAGCATCACCGCGTGAAGTCTCCGGCATCGACCAGGCTCTGACGACGCCCGAGGCGTCCAGAGAGCAGGACGAGGACGGGGCCACGGAGCGCAAGGCCCCCGAGAGGCGGCGTGGCAGCAGGTTCGCGCTGCGCAACTGGCGGGTGCGATCCAGGCTGGTCGCACTCGTGCTCATCCCGACCCTCGCGGGAGTCGTCCTCGGCGGTCTCCGGGTCGTGTCCTCGGTTTCCAGCGCCGCCGACTACGAGCGCGCGGGGGAGATCGCCGACTTCGCCATCTACCTGAGCAGCCTCACTCACGAGCTGGCACTGGAACGCGACCTCTCCGTGCGCTACATCGCCGAGGGCCGCCGCACGCGCACCGCGATGAGGAACCAGCAGACGATCGTCAACAAGGCCGCCGAAGAGGTCCGGGCCAGGGTCGACGCGGTCGAGCTGATCAGCCAGGGCAGCTCGGGCGGGCAGCGCATCCAGCAGGAGATCGCCCAGGTGCGCAGCCGCCTGACGGAGCTCACCAGCATGCGCCAGGTCGTCGCGAACACCCAGATGCTGGCCCAGCCCGCCCTGGACATGTACTCGCGGGCGATCCTGGACCTGCACGCGCTCCACAACGAGATCGGCCAGGGCGTCACCAACGACGAGACCCTCACCAGCAGCGTCTCCGCGTTCGCCGCGCTGACCCGGGCGAAGGAGCAGGCCTCTCGCGAGCGCGCCGCCCTCTCGGTCATCATCGCCTCCCAGAACTTCGTCGGCGAGACCTTCGACGTCTTCGTCTCCGCCCGCGCACAGCGCGACAGCGAGCTCGTCACCTTCCGGGCCGAGGCCTCGGTCGCCCAGCGCCAGGCCTACGACGACACGGTGAGCGGTCCGAAGAAGGACCAGGCCGAGCAGCTCCGCATCCGCGCGCTGCTCGCCCCGACCGTGAGACCGGTGCCGGGCACCGTCGCCGTCTCCCTGCTTCCCCGGTCGCAGGGCGACAGGTGGTTCAGCTCCACCAGCGACGTCATCGAGAACATGCGCGACGTCCAGAAGAGCATCGGCGACTCGATCCGCGTCCGGACCAAGGAACTCCAGGAGGCGGAGCAGAACAGCGCGCTGATCGGCGGGGCCGTCGTCACGATCCTGCTGCTCCTCGTTCTCGCGATCACCGTCCTGATGGCCCAGTCGCTGGTCCGGCCGCTGCGCACGCTGCGCACCGAGGCTCTGTCGATCGCCGGTCGCCGGCTCCCGGAGACCGTGCAGAAGCTGCGTGAGGGCGGGGAGAACGCCGCTCCTCTGGAGATCGCCCCGATCGGGGTGGCCTCCGACGACGAGATCGGTGAAGTGGCCCGGGCCTTCGACGAGGTCCACCGCGAAGCCATCCGGCTGGCCGGTCAGGAGGCCACGCTGCGGAGCAACGTCAACGCGATGTTCGTCAACCTCTCCCGGCGAAGCCAGACCCTGGTCGAGCGCCAGCTCTCACTGATCGAGAGCCTGGAGCAGGGCGAGCAGGACGAGGCCCGTCTGGGCAGCCTGTTCCGCCTTGACCACCTGGCCACCCGCATGCGCCGCAACAGTGAGAACCTCCTGGTCCTCGCCGGGCAGGAACCCGCGCGCCGCTGGAGCCAGCCGATCCCGCTGATCGACGTGGTACGCGCCTCGCTCTCCGAGGTCGAGAACTACGAGCGGGTGAACCTGCAGCTCTCCACCGGTGTGTCCGTGGTCGGCACGTCCGTCAACGACGTCGTCCACCTGATCGCGGAGCTCGTGGAGAACGCGATCTCCTTCTCCCCCAGGGAGACCAAGGTCATCGTGTCCAGCAACCGCATCGACGGCGGCGGCGTGATGATCTCGGTCAGCGACCTCGGCATCGGCGTGACCGCCGAAGAGCTCGCGCAGGCGAACTGGCGACTGGCCAACCCCCCGGTGGTGGACGTTTCGGTGTCCCGCCGGATGGGACTGTTCGTGGTCGGCCGGCTCGCCCTGCGCCACGGTATCCGCGTGCAGCTCAGGCAGCAGGACGGCGGCGGTCTGACCGCCATGGTCCAGCTCCCCGAGAACATGCTCTCCGCTCCCGCGAACCGGCAGATTCCGGGTGGTCCCGGAATGCAGAGCGGTGACTGGGGCGGGTCCATGGCATCGATGGACCGGTCGCCGGTGATGGCCAGCCCCACCTCGCTCGACCCCGCCCAGCAGGCCTTCGCCTCGTTCGAGGCGGCTCAGCGCTCCTTCGACATCGGAGGACAGCAGCAGTTCAACTCCTTCGAGGCGGCGCGGCCCTCCTTCGAGAGCGGCCAGTACGGCCAGGCGCCGCTCGGCGGCCCCCGGTCGCCCCAGGGGCCGCCGAGTGGCACCCCCAGCTGGGCGAACGCCTCCCAGGCGGAGCCCGGACCGTGGCCGAACGACCCGATGCGCGGCGGCGACTCCGGGATCTGGTCCCAGACGTCGAACGCGCTGAACACACCCGTCCGCGGGGCCGACTCCGATGTCTGGTCCAGCACGTCGACGAACGGCGGCGACTCCGCGGGATGGTCGAGCACCTCGATGCGCGGCGGCGACTCCACGGGATGGCCGTCCACGGGCAACTCGGGAATGTTCGAGCGGCGCGGGTTCGAGGGCGCGGACAGCACCGGCCCGTTGCCGGTGGTCCCCGACGCCTCCCCCATGGAGGAGGCGCGGGAGGAGTTCCTGCCGATCTTCGCCGCGGTCGAGTCCGACTGGTTCAAGAAGGTCGAGCCCGTCGCCCCCGTCCAGGAGCCGCCCGAGGTCGTCAAGGAGACCACCCGGCCCCAGCCGCTGCCCCAGCAACGGCAACAGCAGCCCGCCTCGGCGCCGGAATCCTGGTCGTCGCCGGCGGACGTGGGCTGGCAGGCGGCTCAGGCCGCCAGCGAGCCCTCACTTGGCGGGGTCACCGGTTCCGGGCTGCCCAAGCGGGTGCCCAAGGCGAACCTGGTGCCCGGAACGGCCGCTCCCGACCTGAGCGCGGCCTCCCAGCCCCCCATGCCCCGGCCCGTCGTCTCTCCGGAGGCGGTGCGCAACCGGCTGGCGAGCTTCCAGCAGGGAGTGCGGCAGGGTCGCGCGGCGGCCAGAGGCGAAGCAGGCGACGGTCAGCCGTATCCCGATTTCGGCCGAAACGTTGAAGGAAACTAG
- a CDS encoding flavin-dependent oxidoreductase gives MRVLIVGGGIGGLTTALSLHAAGVDCLIVESAVELRPLGVGINLQPHAVRELTELGLGDELAKIGVPTTYQTYADRFGGAILSLPRGRFAGYRWPQYSIHRGELQMLLLAAVRERLGAGAVRTGVSLEDFEQDETGTAGVTVALRDVRTGEHLKETADVLVGADGIHSTVRARLHPGDGPLMWNGIRMWRGMAEGDPFLDGATLLVAGSNRTVKFVVYPISAEARSRGRSLINWVAEVAIAEPGPVPAADWSRPGRLEDVLPHFHDWRVPYLDVPALISDSERILEYPMVDKDPLPWWGTGRVTLLGDAAHPMYPVGANGGSQAVLDARVLARELAGAADPAAGLAAYEQERRTVTTELVLTHRELPMEETIALVAERAPEGFDDIADVLTPKELADMAAAQQRTTDMDIKALNDRSSWNVAYQT, from the coding sequence ATGCGAGTACTGATCGTCGGCGGCGGCATCGGAGGGCTCACCACCGCACTGAGCCTTCACGCCGCCGGTGTCGACTGCCTGATCGTGGAGTCGGCCGTCGAGCTGCGCCCTCTCGGGGTGGGCATCAACCTTCAGCCCCACGCCGTCAGGGAGCTGACCGAGCTCGGCCTGGGGGACGAGCTCGCGAAGATCGGCGTCCCGACGACCTACCAGACCTACGCGGACAGGTTCGGCGGGGCGATCCTGTCGCTGCCGCGCGGAAGGTTCGCGGGATACCGATGGCCCCAGTACTCCATCCACCGCGGCGAGTTGCAGATGCTGCTTCTGGCCGCGGTGCGTGAGCGGCTCGGCGCCGGGGCCGTCAGGACCGGGGTGTCGCTGGAGGACTTCGAGCAGGACGAGACCGGGACCGCGGGGGTCACGGTGGCGCTGCGCGACGTGCGGACCGGCGAGCACCTGAAGGAGACGGCCGACGTCCTCGTGGGTGCGGACGGCATCCACTCGACCGTGCGCGCCCGGCTGCATCCCGGCGACGGGCCGCTGATGTGGAACGGGATCCGGATGTGGCGGGGAATGGCCGAGGGCGACCCCTTTCTCGACGGCGCCACGCTGCTCGTCGCGGGTTCCAACCGGACGGTCAAGTTCGTGGTCTACCCCATCTCGGCGGAGGCCCGCTCCCGGGGACGATCACTGATCAACTGGGTGGCCGAGGTGGCGATCGCCGAACCCGGCCCCGTCCCGGCGGCCGACTGGTCCAGACCCGGCCGCCTGGAGGACGTGCTTCCGCACTTCCACGACTGGCGGGTGCCCTACCTGGACGTGCCCGCGCTCATCTCGGATTCGGAACGGATCCTGGAGTACCCCATGGTGGACAAGGACCCGCTCCCCTGGTGGGGGACGGGCCGGGTCACCCTGCTGGGAGACGCCGCCCACCCGATGTATCCGGTGGGCGCCAACGGCGGCTCGCAGGCCGTACTGGACGCCCGCGTCCTGGCCAGGGAACTGGCCGGCGCGGCCGATCCGGCCGCGGGACTGGCCGCGTACGAGCAGGAGCGCAGGACCGTCACCACAGAGCTCGTGCTCACCCATCGTGAGCTGCCCATGGAGGAGACCATCGCGTTGGTCGCCGAGCGGGCGCCCGAGGGTTTCGACGACATCGCGGACGTGCTCACACCGAAGGAACTGGCGGATATGGCCGCTGCCCAGCAGCGGACCACCGATATGGACATAAAGGCTCTCAACGACCGTTCTTCATGGAATGTCGCATATCAGACGTAA
- a CDS encoding ABC transporter permease, which yields MSRVETAKPPVPGRQDRPASRAGTAARGFLMGAVSRFWLVIVLIAAWEVATRIIQESYFPPPSEIVVTMYELWFSGPASQLFLTQDALDDFGHSLYNLFGGWILACVAGVAIGVALGLSRKLADYIEPMIHFGRAVPPPTLISFYIAAFQLGTPMQVATIVSGVIWPVLLNTIDGVRTVEQLHLDSAEVFGVRGARRLFWVVIPGAAPKIVAGLRISLGLALILMILSELIGSTVGIGSLLIGAQRSFELTEMWAGIVILGVLGYLLNAVFVAVEKRALRWHLSARGVT from the coding sequence ATGAGCCGGGTCGAGACGGCGAAGCCCCCCGTCCCCGGCCGGCAGGACCGCCCGGCGAGCCGGGCCGGTACGGCGGCGCGCGGCTTTCTCATGGGAGCGGTGTCCCGGTTCTGGCTCGTGATCGTGCTGATCGCGGCCTGGGAGGTGGCCACCCGGATCATCCAGGAGAGCTACTTCCCGCCGCCGTCGGAGATCGTCGTCACGATGTACGAGCTGTGGTTCTCCGGCCCGGCGAGCCAATTGTTCCTCACGCAGGACGCGCTGGACGACTTCGGGCACAGCCTGTACAACCTCTTCGGCGGCTGGATACTCGCCTGCGTCGCGGGGGTCGCCATCGGCGTCGCGCTCGGCCTGTCCCGCAAGCTGGCCGACTACATCGAGCCGATGATCCACTTTGGGCGGGCCGTACCGCCGCCCACCCTGATCTCCTTCTACATCGCGGCGTTCCAGCTCGGGACGCCCATGCAGGTGGCGACCATCGTCTCCGGAGTCATCTGGCCGGTGCTGCTCAACACCATCGACGGCGTCCGCACGGTGGAGCAGCTCCACCTGGACAGCGCCGAGGTCTTCGGCGTGCGGGGGGCCCGGAGACTTTTCTGGGTTGTCATCCCCGGCGCGGCCCCCAAGATCGTGGCAGGTCTCCGGATCAGCCTGGGCCTCGCCCTGATCCTGATGATCCTGTCCGAGCTCATCGGGAGCACCGTGGGCATCGGCTCGCTGCTCATCGGCGCCCAGCGCAGCTTCGAGCTGACCGAGATGTGGGCGGGCATCGTGATTCTGGGTGTGCTGGGATACCTGCTCAACGCCGTCTTCGTGGCGGTGGAGAAGCGGGCACTCAGGTGGCACCTGAGCGCGCGGGGGGTGACATGA
- a CDS encoding ABC transporter permease, which produces MNRTRVIRGVIGACAVLALAEVVIRLGIIDSEVIPPISVVLLRSVTLAGDPVFLAGVADTVLAWLVGLALAVVVAVVVGVVLGSVPWLSTPSRIVVEFLRPIPSVALIPLAILLFGSDTEMKISLILYAASWPILLNMLYALQDVDPVAKDAMRSFGFGPLAVLWRVSLPSAAPFVATGVRVAAGIGLVVVVSAELLSGGTGGLGVFLINAGSSGGNTDVMLAGAVWAGVLGLIVNALLVRVERGAFRWHFARTERTAR; this is translated from the coding sequence ATGAACAGAACCCGTGTCATCCGAGGGGTGATCGGAGCCTGCGCGGTGCTGGCCTTGGCGGAGGTGGTCATCCGGCTCGGGATCATCGACTCGGAGGTCATTCCGCCGATCTCCGTCGTGCTGCTCCGATCCGTCACGCTGGCGGGGGACCCCGTGTTCCTCGCCGGCGTGGCGGACACGGTCCTTGCCTGGCTTGTCGGATTGGCCCTGGCCGTCGTCGTGGCGGTCGTCGTCGGCGTGGTGCTCGGATCCGTCCCGTGGCTCAGCACACCGAGCCGGATCGTGGTGGAGTTCCTCCGCCCGATCCCCTCGGTGGCGCTGATCCCGCTGGCGATCCTGCTGTTCGGGTCGGATACCGAGATGAAGATCTCCCTGATCCTCTACGCGGCGTCCTGGCCCATCCTGCTCAACATGCTTTACGCACTCCAAGACGTGGATCCCGTGGCGAAGGACGCGATGCGCAGCTTCGGATTCGGCCCCCTGGCCGTGCTCTGGCGGGTCTCGCTCCCCAGCGCGGCGCCGTTCGTGGCGACCGGGGTGCGCGTCGCCGCGGGCATCGGGCTGGTCGTCGTCGTGAGCGCCGAACTGCTGAGCGGCGGCACGGGCGGCCTCGGCGTCTTCCTCATCAACGCCGGCAGCTCCGGAGGCAACACCGATGTGATGCTGGCCGGCGCGGTCTGGGCGGGAGTGCTCGGCCTTATCGTCAACGCGCTGCTGGTCCGGGTGGAGCGCGGCGCCTTCCGCTGGCACTTCGCCCGCACCGAGAGGACGGCACGATGA
- a CDS encoding ABC transporter substrate-binding protein, which yields MKLRSSIVGILALSLIAVTGCGGAEETTTKASAGGSTLEKTTINIGTIPVVDTAPLQIAVEKGLFKAEGLDVKLTTLAGGAEAIPKLKGGDLDVSFGNYVSFFSAAAKGALDLKIVSDGFQSAPKTHTIMVAKDSPIQTVADLKGKTIAVNTKRNISTLLIRVAAKANNFDLDEDKNFVEFPFPEMEGVLKAGTADAIQPVEPFGTFIGQNIGARVVWDTSQGPTADFPIAGYAATSEFVKANPNTVAAFQRAMTKAMELAADRATVVAIIPKYTTIKPEAAASLAIGGFPTTLNATRLQRVADTMHEYGLLTETLNVQDLIAAPSGK from the coding sequence ATGAAATTACGTTCGTCCATCGTCGGAATCCTGGCGCTGTCACTTATCGCGGTCACCGGATGCGGCGGCGCGGAGGAGACCACCACCAAGGCGTCCGCCGGTGGGAGCACCCTCGAGAAGACCACAATCAACATCGGCACGATCCCGGTCGTCGACACGGCCCCGCTGCAGATCGCGGTGGAGAAGGGCCTGTTCAAGGCCGAGGGCCTCGACGTCAAGCTGACCACCCTCGCCGGTGGCGCGGAGGCGATCCCGAAGCTCAAGGGCGGCGACCTGGACGTCAGCTTCGGTAACTACGTCTCCTTCTTCAGCGCCGCGGCCAAGGGCGCCCTCGACCTGAAGATCGTCTCTGACGGTTTCCAGAGCGCGCCCAAGACGCACACGATCATGGTCGCCAAGGACAGCCCGATCCAGACCGTGGCGGACCTCAAGGGCAAGACCATCGCGGTCAACACCAAGCGCAACATCTCCACGCTGCTGATCCGCGTCGCCGCCAAGGCGAACAACTTCGACCTCGACGAGGACAAGAACTTCGTGGAGTTCCCCTTCCCGGAGATGGAGGGCGTGCTGAAGGCCGGCACGGCCGACGCCATCCAGCCGGTGGAGCCGTTCGGTACCTTCATCGGTCAGAACATCGGCGCCCGGGTCGTCTGGGACACCTCCCAGGGCCCGACCGCGGACTTCCCGATCGCCGGCTACGCGGCGACCTCGGAGTTCGTCAAGGCGAACCCCAACACCGTGGCGGCGTTCCAGAGGGCGATGACCAAGGCCATGGAGCTGGCGGCCGACCGGGCGACCGTGGTCGCGATCATTCCGAAGTACACCACCATCAAGCCTGAGGCGGCCGCGAGCCTCGCCATCGGCGGCTTCCCCACCACGCTGAACGCCACCAGGCTCCAGCGGGTCGCCGACACCATGCACGAGTACGGCCTCCTCACCGAGACGCTCAACGTGCAGGACCTCATCGCCGCCCCGTCCGGCAAATGA
- a CDS encoding ABC transporter ATP-binding protein has product MLEIANLTHTYGSGEKAHRAIDGLELSVAEGELLCIVGPSGCGKSTLLRSIAGLIKPTGGKIEVGGVTVRQTPDNLAVVFQDYSRSLFPWMSVADNVAMPLRRRNMDRTQRMKVAQEALEQVGLPSASGKYPFELSGGMQQRVAIARALAYRPALMLMDEPFGSVDAQTREDLEDLVLQVRRSHQMTIVLITHDIDESVYVGDRVVVLSKAPSRVVGDLRVDLPGPRNQISTRENPEFVRLRAEVGRLVRGVQPAPVL; this is encoded by the coding sequence TTGCTTGAGATCGCCAACCTCACCCACACCTACGGCAGTGGAGAGAAAGCGCACCGAGCCATCGACGGGCTCGAACTGAGCGTCGCAGAGGGCGAGCTTCTCTGCATTGTCGGCCCCTCAGGCTGCGGAAAGTCCACTCTGCTGCGCTCCATCGCCGGCCTCATCAAGCCGACCGGCGGCAAGATCGAAGTAGGCGGAGTCACGGTCCGGCAGACGCCCGACAACCTCGCCGTCGTCTTCCAGGACTACAGCCGTTCGCTGTTCCCCTGGATGTCGGTGGCCGACAACGTCGCCATGCCGCTGCGCCGTCGGAACATGGACCGCACGCAGCGCATGAAAGTCGCCCAGGAGGCATTGGAGCAGGTCGGCCTGCCCTCCGCCTCGGGAAAATATCCCTTCGAGCTGTCCGGCGGCATGCAGCAGCGCGTGGCGATCGCCCGGGCTCTGGCCTACCGTCCGGCCCTGATGCTGATGGACGAGCCGTTCGGTTCCGTCGACGCCCAGACCAGGGAGGACCTGGAGGATCTCGTCCTGCAGGTCAGGCGGAGTCACCAGATGACCATCGTCCTGATCACCCACGACATCGACGAGAGCGTCTACGTCGGAGACCGCGTCGTGGTGCTGTCCAAGGCGCCCTCGCGAGTCGTCGGCGACCTGCGCGTGGACCTCCCAGGTCCCCGTAACCAGATCTCCACCAGGGAGAACCCGGAGTTCGTCCGCCTGCGCGCCGAGGTCGGCCGCCTGGTCAGGGGAGTCCAGCCGGCTCCCGTGCTGTAG